The following are encoded together in the Heterodontus francisci isolate sHetFra1 unplaced genomic scaffold, sHetFra1.hap1 HAP1_SCAFFOLD_43, whole genome shotgun sequence genome:
- the LOC137365020 gene encoding histone H2A-like has protein sequence MSGRGKTGGKARAKAKSRSSRAGLQFPVGRVHRLLRKGNYAERVGAGAPVYLAAVLEYLTAEILELAGNAARDNKKTRIIPRHLQLAVRNDEELNMLLGGVTSAQGGVLPNIQAVLLPKKTSAQSSQKK, from the coding sequence atgtctggaagaggaaagaccggcggcaaagctcgggccaaggccaagtctcgctcctcccgggctggactgcagttcccggtgggccgtgttcacaggctcctgagaaagggcaactatgctgagcgtgtgggtgccggagccccggtctatctggctgctgtgctcgagtatctgaccgctgaaatcctcgaactcgccggtaacgcggcccgggacaacaagaagacccgcatcatccccagacacctgcagctggccgtccgcaacgacgaggagctcaacatgctgctgggaggggtgaccagcgCTCAGGGCGGGgttctgcctaatatccaggccgtgctgttgcccaagaaaaccagcgctcagagctcccagaaaaagtaa
- the LOC137365009 gene encoding histone H2B 1/2-like has product MVEEKKKAAPKKGAKKTLNKPSAKGGKKRRKSRKESYSIYIYKVMKQVHPDTGISSKAMSIMNSFVNDIFERIAGEASRLAHYNKRSTISSREIQTAVRLLLPGELAKHAVSEGTKAVTKYTSSK; this is encoded by the coding sequence ATGGTTgaagagaagaagaaagcagctcctaagaagggcgccaagaaaaccttaaataaaccgtcagcaaagggcggcaagaagcggagaaagtcgaggaaggagagttactccatctacatctacaaagtgatgaagcaggttcaccccgacaccggcatctcctccaaggccatgagcatcatgaactcgtttgtgaacgatattttcgagcgcatcgcgggtgaggcttcccgcctggcccattacaacaagcgcagcaccatcagctcccgggagatccagaccgccgtgcgcctgctgctgcccggggagctggccaagcacgccgtgtcggaagggacaaaggcggtgaccaagtacaccagctccaagtaa